One bacterium DNA segment encodes these proteins:
- a CDS encoding fibronectin type III domain-containing protein encodes MKNGRKLFRRIPRFGRLNLGCAIIVMVICTALVPAAASSPVVAQEQTSWYVNDDPSLFGPSEYWYWGDPGHGYGSNYYRYTYAIGGARSADNWARWSMGPRVGLQEIQVYVPSNHATATVYYNITIGSRTFRRSVAQASISGWHSLGNWDAGGADVVVAVYDNDAGHHKDRHGFAASRIGVDAIRMRCVARCSANPSPPSPPPPQRDVTIELGADRSGCGYSHLPCRWVDATFEGFASGRYLLECYWSTSRGSLGSRTASRTITVSGRSVDELCWFNVQPGRYLTLVVDGVRSNTIQFSGTTSPPPPPPPPSSLVVEVPSAPSFLAASVGERRAGVLWSPPADDGGAPVTRYRVELYEGGTRVDRFYVASGAVEVSFGGLTPGTAYTAYVRAENRAGWGARDSTTFTTLADSSPPPTTTTTTQPPEAQATRAIRISLGADRSGCGYEHLPCRWVDATFDRFASGRYLLECYWSTSRGSLGNRTASRTITVSSRSVDNLCWFNVQPGRHLTMVVDGVQSNTIQFAGTLGQTSASQNNDQNNNDLPPSMADVDAGLATALPAPSEATAPSSPRNLEIAVIDSNRDADTLKDDLIVTWDSPDNNGGARVAGYRMTISRPPISNGPDVRPHPWSTSGRPSSPYEFAGLSCAAYTITLAAENRAGRGSISRATVSTECPPRPGYLNDDPVIRGGEASGLGQGTMAGWVIYKLGVFTANTYFPDEDNPNNPKPGDHIGTNGFHVVHIGDRNHYAYWTFRDVDPGRYDVQVFVPAHRDCTATAGTALGEVVEFVGGIFGSDYEAVCNYRFRPGVNAEYRVYEDVLVDADGDTTFRGLQFHTTVDQSLKSSDTGRWVTLGSLDVASAMNPTVRVATFDLDHVGDRDYPHSTTSTGDERWEHHLAVDAARLIPVDAVVDWSSDQRYVDAVAWCQSDVIYQLVIDPIVDLILEHTLGTIKDTMIESAITGALVGAAAGLTAASGGIGTPLLVGTVGVKIASGAKFVVKVVTKVQKIWDLFRRLDEILDKIRRVRDTAEVFAEVLDNFVLDNFKLSATGEDGLDHEFDLGSMCEQDAVWENYYGDNNFGGEVQKFVRERFEEAARLVG; translated from the coding sequence GTGAAAAATGGTCGTAAACTGTTCCGCAGGATTCCGAGGTTCGGTCGCTTAAACCTCGGCTGCGCGATCATCGTTATGGTCATTTGCACTGCCTTGGTGCCTGCGGCGGCGTCTTCGCCGGTGGTGGCGCAGGAGCAGACGTCGTGGTACGTGAACGACGACCCCAGCCTGTTCGGGCCGTCTGAGTATTGGTATTGGGGTGATCCCGGTCATGGTTACGGTTCGAACTATTACCGCTACACGTATGCCATAGGCGGTGCCAGGTCTGCGGACAATTGGGCGCGGTGGTCCATGGGGCCCCGGGTGGGCCTCCAGGAGATCCAGGTGTATGTGCCGAGCAATCACGCCACGGCGACGGTGTATTACAACATCACGATCGGGTCGCGGACGTTCAGGCGGTCCGTGGCGCAGGCCAGTATCTCGGGTTGGCACTCGCTGGGCAACTGGGACGCCGGTGGCGCCGACGTGGTCGTCGCGGTCTACGACAACGACGCCGGGCATCACAAGGACCGCCACGGCTTTGCGGCCAGCCGGATCGGTGTGGACGCTATCAGGATGCGCTGCGTGGCCCGCTGCTCCGCCAACCCGTCGCCTCCGTCGCCTCCGCCGCCGCAGCGGGACGTGACCATTGAGCTCGGCGCGGATCGGAGCGGGTGCGGTTACTCGCATCTTCCGTGCCGGTGGGTGGACGCCACCTTCGAGGGGTTCGCGTCGGGACGTTACCTGCTGGAGTGCTATTGGAGCACGTCGCGGGGCTCGTTGGGGAGTCGCACCGCGTCGCGGACGATCACCGTCTCGGGGCGTTCGGTCGACGAGCTGTGCTGGTTCAACGTGCAGCCGGGCCGCTACCTGACCCTGGTGGTGGACGGCGTCCGATCCAACACCATCCAGTTCTCCGGAACAACCTCCCCGCCCCCGCCGCCCCCGCCGCCATCGTCGCTCGTTGTTGAGGTGCCGTCGGCTCCGAGTTTCTTGGCGGCTTCCGTCGGTGAGCGTAGGGCGGGTGTTTTGTGGTCACCGCCTGCTGACGACGGTGGCGCGCCGGTGACGCGGTATCGGGTGGAGTTGTATGAGGGCGGAACCCGCGTCGATCGCTTCTATGTCGCCTCCGGCGCAGTGGAGGTGTCGTTCGGCGGTCTCACGCCGGGCACGGCGTACACGGCCTACGTGCGGGCCGAGAACAGAGCCGGTTGGGGCGCTCGGGACAGCACGACTTTCACGACGCTGGCGGATTCATCCCCGCCGCCCACCACCACGACGACAACGCAGCCGCCGGAGGCCCAGGCCACTCGCGCAATCCGCATCTCCCTGGGCGCGGATCGGAGCGGATGCGGGTATGAGCATCTTCCGTGCCGCTGGGTGGACGCCACCTTTGACAGGTTCGCGTCGGGACGTTACCTGCTGGAGTGCTACTGGAGCACGTCGCGGGGCTCGCTGGGGAATCGCACCGCGTCGCGGACGATCACCGTCTCGTCGCGCTCGGTCGACAATCTGTGCTGGTTCAACGTGCAGCCGGGCCGCCATCTGACGATGGTTGTAGACGGCGTCCAATCCAACACCATCCAATTCGCAGGCACCCTTGGCCAGACCTCAGCCAGCCAAAATAACGACCAGAACAACAATGACCTACCGCCGAGTATGGCAGATGTGGACGCCGGGTTAGCCACCGCCCTGCCAGCGCCGTCAGAGGCCACCGCGCCCTCCTCTCCCCGCAATCTGGAGATCGCGGTCATTGACTCCAATCGGGATGCCGACACGCTGAAGGATGACCTCATCGTGACGTGGGATTCTCCAGATAACAATGGAGGTGCAAGGGTCGCAGGCTATCGGATGACGATATCGCGCCCACCTATCTCGAACGGACCTGATGTACGACCCCATCCTTGGTCCACAAGTGGGCGACCGTCGTCACCGTATGAGTTTGCGGGACTCTCGTGTGCTGCCTATACGATTACCCTCGCAGCGGAGAATCGAGCCGGACGCGGGTCAATCTCACGGGCAACCGTGAGCACGGAATGCCCACCTCGCCCCGGATATCTGAATGATGATCCAGTGATCCGCGGTGGGGAGGCTTCTGGCTTGGGTCAGGGTACGATGGCCGGTTGGGTCATATACAAGCTAGGCGTGTTTACTGCGAACACCTATTTTCCTGATGAAGACAATCCCAACAATCCGAAGCCTGGCGACCACATCGGCACAAACGGTTTTCATGTAGTTCATATAGGCGATCGAAATCATTACGCCTACTGGACGTTCCGAGATGTTGATCCCGGCCGTTACGATGTTCAGGTGTTCGTTCCGGCTCATCGCGATTGCACTGCCACTGCAGGAACCGCGCTTGGTGAGGTCGTCGAGTTCGTCGGAGGGATATTTGGTAGCGACTACGAGGCTGTCTGCAATTACCGTTTTCGTCCAGGGGTCAATGCCGAGTACAGGGTTTACGAGGATGTACTGGTGGATGCCGATGGGGACACCACGTTCCGAGGTCTGCAGTTCCATACTACGGTGGATCAGTCGCTAAAGTCAAGCGATACCGGGAGATGGGTAACACTCGGGTCGCTTGACGTAGCCTCTGCGATGAACCCGACGGTTCGTGTAGCGACATTTGACTTAGATCATGTCGGGGATAGAGATTATCCTCATTCGACAACTTCCACAGGGGATGAGCGTTGGGAGCACCATCTAGCTGTAGACGCTGCCCGCTTGATCCCCGTTGACGCAGTCGTTGATTGGAGCAGCGACCAAAGGTATGTCGATGCTGTTGCGTGGTGCCAGAGTGATGTGATCTATCAGCTCGTTATCGATCCGATCGTCGATCTGATTTTGGAGCACACGCTTGGAACGATCAAGGATACGATGATCGAGAGTGCAATAACCGGAGCTCTGGTTGGTGCCGCTGCGGGGCTTACGGCTGCCAGCGGTGGAATCGGAACACCGCTACTTGTAGGTACGGTAGGTGTGAAGATCGCCAGCGGAGCCAAATTTGTGGTCAAGGTAGTGACCAAGGTACAGAAGATTTGGGATCTATTCCGTCGCCTCGATGAGATCTTGGACAAGATTCGCCGAGTTCGCGATACAGCTGAAGTGTTTGCCGAAGTATTGGATAACTTTGTATTGGACAACTTTAAATTAAGCGCAACAGGCGAAGACGGTCTCGATCATGAATTTGACCTAGGATCAATGTGCGAACAAGATGCGGTATGGGAGAACTACTATGGCGACAATAACTTCGGCGGTGAGGTGCAAAAATTCGTGCGAGAGAGATTCGAAGAGGCTGCTCGGCTCGTCGGTTGA
- a CDS encoding AbrB/MazE/SpoVT family DNA-binding domain-containing protein encodes MAVHRFRVSERGQMALPAEARRRWNLTAGGTVEIADLGPALVVVPAGGDGLRNLLRASIDEAGGYPSLAARVAVEEPELR; translated from the coding sequence ATGGCCGTGCACCGGTTCCGGGTGTCCGAACGGGGCCAGATGGCGCTGCCCGCGGAGGCTCGCCGACGCTGGAACCTCACCGCTGGTGGCACCGTGGAGATAGCCGATCTGGGCCCTGCTCTGGTCGTCGTCCCCGCTGGTGGGGACGGTTTGCGCAACCTGCTCAGGGCCTCCATAGACGAAGCGGGCGGCTATCCGTCTCTGGCCGCCCGGGTCGCAGTCGAAGAGCCCGAACTCCGGTGA